Proteins from one Clostridium cellulovorans 743B genomic window:
- the galT gene encoding UDP-glucose--hexose-1-phosphate uridylyltransferase, producing the protein MINISYEIERLLQYGLNRGLFTEIDKLYTRNRILEVLSLDDIEEVVVENEDLDSPEVILENIMLWALDKGILESDGSVYKDLFDTKIMGCLMPRPSEVIREFYNLYDEDKKKATDYYYNLSRSSDYIRTKRVLKDVKWKTSTEYGEIDITINLSKPEKDPKAIAAAKNMPSSAYPKCLLCKENEGYAGRVNHPARQNHRIIPITLADEKWFLQYSPYVYYNEHCIVFKGEHEPMKISKEGFKKLLGFIEKLPHYFVGSNADLPIVGGSILTHDHFQGGNYEFAMAKAGAELEFTMEGFKDVKGYKVKWPMSVIRLESMSKEALIEAGDYIYKTWQNYSDEKVEILAYTNDTPHNTVTPIARMKDGKYQLDLVLRNNRITEQYPDGIFHPHEELHHIKKENIGLIEVMGLAVLPARLKTELKDLEAFLTKEKEISLLDRNEELAKHKIWCEEIINKYQEISKENVESIIQKEVGLKFSKVLEHAGVFKRDAEGQEAFDRFIKAL; encoded by the coding sequence ATGATAAACATTTCTTATGAAATAGAAAGACTATTGCAATATGGATTGAATAGAGGATTATTTACAGAAATAGATAAGTTATATACAAGAAATAGGATTCTTGAAGTACTTTCTCTTGATGATATAGAAGAGGTAGTTGTTGAAAATGAAGATTTAGATTCTCCAGAGGTTATTCTTGAAAATATAATGTTATGGGCTCTTGATAAAGGAATTTTAGAAAGTGATGGAAGTGTTTATAAGGATCTTTTTGATACAAAGATCATGGGTTGTTTAATGCCTAGACCTTCAGAAGTTATAAGAGAATTCTATAATTTATATGACGAAGATAAGAAAAAAGCTACAGACTACTACTATAACTTAAGCAGAAGTTCTGATTATATAAGAACGAAAAGGGTATTAAAAGATGTTAAGTGGAAAACAAGTACAGAATATGGGGAAATAGATATAACTATAAATCTATCAAAACCAGAAAAAGATCCTAAGGCAATAGCAGCAGCTAAGAATATGCCATCGAGTGCTTATCCAAAGTGTCTTCTGTGTAAAGAAAATGAGGGATATGCAGGAAGAGTAAATCATCCTGCAAGACAAAATCATAGAATTATACCAATAACTTTAGCGGATGAAAAGTGGTTTCTACAATATTCACCTTATGTGTATTATAATGAACATTGTATAGTATTTAAAGGTGAACATGAGCCTATGAAGATATCAAAGGAAGGGTTTAAGAAATTACTTGGATTCATAGAAAAGTTGCCACATTACTTTGTAGGGTCTAATGCAGATTTACCGATTGTTGGAGGATCTATATTGACTCATGATCATTTCCAAGGTGGAAACTATGAATTTGCTATGGCTAAAGCAGGAGCAGAATTAGAATTTACGATGGAAGGCTTCAAGGATGTGAAAGGTTACAAGGTTAAGTGGCCTATGTCTGTTATTAGATTAGAAAGTATGAGTAAGGAAGCTTTAATCGAAGCAGGAGATTACATCTACAAAACATGGCAAAACTATTCAGATGAAAAAGTTGAAATACTTGCATATACTAATGATACACCACACAACACTGTTACACCTATTGCTAGAATGAAGGATGGCAAGTATCAATTGGATTTAGTATTAAGAAATAATAGAATTACAGAACAATATCCAGATGGTATCTTTCACCCACATGAAGAACTTCATCACATAAAGAAAGAAAATATAGGTCTTATTGAAGTAATGGGTCTTGCAGTATTACCAGCTAGGTTAAAAACAGAGCTTAAGGATTTAGAGGCATTTTTAACAAAAGAGAAGGAAATTTCTCTTTTAGATAGAAATGAAGAATTAGCAAAACATAAAATTTGGTGTGAAGAGATAATAAATAAATACCAGGAGATTTCAAAGGAAAATGTTGAGTCTATAATACAAAAAGAAGTAGGTCTTAAATTCTCAAAGGTGCTTGAACATGCAGGGGTATTTAAGAGAGATGCAGAAGGACAAGAGGCCTTTGATAGATTTATTAAAGCCTTATAA